gaatatactgtatgtatattatATGTACTGTGTCCTTTTTACAATAtgtttttccttctctctgtttTGACAGCTTTGCAATCGTATTTGTAATACTATTTATTGTACAATGAAGAATATGTTCATAACACACTCAAGACCAAATTAATCAACTAGTTTTTGAAGTGACAACTGAGTCCTTGATTCACATTTTAAAACACAAATAGACCTATTGGCCATAATTCCTTTTTATTTGAACCATAATACTTATTTGACCCTTTTTCCCAATCTTCTTGGAAGACAACAGCATCtcattccctatatatatatatatttttttattttggccAAAGGGGCAAAGCAATAGTTcgaagagagagacatggaatgTTGAACATATAGTTGATAGAGAATAGCTACACATCATTGACCAATAACACATCAACCAGCATCAAATGACAAACATTGTCTGTGAAGGCTGCCATTACAGAATAGAGGTGCCACACCTACATACCCAGATATACTATGCGTGTGGTGGTGCATTGCCAGACTTTGTCTGAGATAGATGAAAATCAAGGTTCCTATGTGTGGAACCAGGGGTTATAATGATAGGTATGCTCTAGCACAAAGATTACATTGGGCccaatatgtatatttttttaagcGAGGATGACATACTGGGTAAAAGATGTGGGACTCTACACATGAAACGGCACATACGTTTTTTACAACATCCCTTGGAAGAGAAACCAGTTGGAAGAAAGAGGAGTACACACTTGAAGCACTAAAAGTGAGGCCTTCAACTTTCCCCATGTGGTGAGTTAGTTTTATCTAAGAATGAGATTGTGTCAGTTCAATCTGAAACACTTTCTTTATCCACTCAGGAGCCAAACATCAGTAAAACAGTGGGAATGTGAGGCAGAGTTTAATATGCATAGTTGTCTTTACTGCATCTTCAAGCTGGTTCAAGATTGAATTACACATTACCACAGATAGAACAGTAACAAGTCCTAAACAGTCATTGGGGCTTATAAATTCAGGGGATTATAATACTCAAACTCAGTTCTCTTACAGTAAGGATGTACAGCTGTAGTACCAGTAACAGTGTTATGTATTTTTGCGACAATGTCCTATAAATATGTCTATTTTATATCTATGTAAGACCAATGATTGACGATCAGGTAATTCCCAGCAAATGCAAGTGGTCTCTTAAAAAAATACAGCAGTCTTTGGAATGCAGTAACAGAGAGTAAAGTAAGACTATATTGAGGTCAAAAGTGACTGTATCTAGCTGTAAAGCACGTTCTCACATATTTATTGGCACCAAGTTTAACACTATGaaatgctgtctgtctgtttttaccATATTCTGTAACTCTCCACAATGGACTCACCTTTCCAGCATGGACCTTTGACACCATTAGCATGCTAAGCATTGAAATGTTTTGGACCAAAGTAGAATTCAGTTCACTTATTCTGTTTCTACCACAATTCACATTTCTTTAAGGTTCTGTGATTGTTGGCGTCTACGTTCTCCATGCTACGTTCTCCTATCCATGTTGATGTCTACAGTAGGCCCAAGTACATTTTGAAAATGACTTGTCTGTCGATATGAACAACATGGAAGTTAAGTGGGACAGGTAAGGAAAAGAAAAACACCGTTAAATCTAAGTCATGGTAACCAAGTATTCTGTTTTCTGTTTGTTTGGTCTGGGTATGaaatggcccctattccctacataggctgtgtttagacagacagcccaattctgatatatattttttcagatcagctctgaaaatgaTCTGTGTggaaagatctgatgtgattggtcaaaaatagaatgaggggaaaaaaatatcagaattgggctgcctatgTAAACGCAgccgtagtgcactacatttgaccaggtcaATACAGGGAATAAAAGGGTCATTTCATGCCAAGATCGATTCCTGGTGAATGTTAGCCTCTTGATTAGTGGACCTACATTGGTAACATGTACAGCCCAGATTATTTGACCTAATTACCACACATCTAGATTAGGCAGCTCCATTGATCCCACAGACCAGACTGATTAGTGACATGAACACATTGGACCAGGCaagcctgggttcaaatactattccaAATACAAATATTTAAGCATTTGCTTTTGTCTGCATGGAGTGCCAGGTGGGTGGTGTTCGCCTTTTTTGGACATTTCTATTGGTTCAATTGCTACAGGAAAGCTTCAAAAAAGTACCACTTAAGCATTTAAAATGATTTgaaagtatttgaacccagatcttGAGCAGAAAGGACCAAAAAGGGAAACAGTGACGAAAGAAACGGGGAGAACATAATAAGTGCCGTATAAAACATACACAATCATTTCAACAGTGGTTAGGTAAGTCCAGCGGGGTGGGGTGGGAAGGGGTGCGTGTGCCTTTTGATTGGTTGGTTGTATTTGGCATTCATCATGGCATTGAGAAAGAGGGCAGGCACCGCCAGTGCGGCAGAGGGGTAGTCAACGAGCCTccctgggggaggggggggggacgacACACGACTCTTCCTCATCACGCCATCTTCAGAAACTGCTCCACTTTGTCCTCCTCCACTGCGTCAGAAAACATCTCATAGTTCTGGAGGAAAGAGACCAAACAGAGTATAAGGTATTATAAAGGGGTCATAACATGCTTATGCCATCTAAGTAAACAGTTACCCACCTTTTCATCTATACTTATGTCCTCATACCGTTAGATaaacactcaacacacacacaaccctatcATATCGCACAAATATTAATTCTCCCTTCCTTACCCCACAGTACTGGTCCTCATTGAAGATCTGTGGCGGGACAGCCGTGGGGTTCCCTGCCTTGCTTCTCATCTCGTCCCTGACCTCCCCGCCCACTGAGATGTCAATCAGCTCGTACTGGATGCTCTTACTGTCCAGGATCCTCATCACCTCCGCCTGCTGAGACTTCAcctggagggggagaggaaagggtCAGTTCAGGATCAGGGATCCATTGcacttttcacactactgagcctagCTAAACTGAGTTTAGCAGTACTGGCCTGATTATACATTTAACATAGCGCtgaaaaggacaatgtgaaaagacATATCAGTGCCAGCACGGTACAGTTTGGTAAGATAGTGTGAAAAGGGTGCAAGCTTTACTTGTAGTACCAGGCACCAAACGGTCAGAGATCTGTTTTGTTAATGTCTGCGGTTAAGAAGGGAGATAGATGGGTAGCATTAGCACTTCTATGATTATCCTGACAGAGAGACACGAAACGGCTAAGTAGATCTAAGTAGTCTGCTTTGCCTTTAAAAGCTAAAAGGGTTTAGCTAATGTGTCGTTGATGATTAATTGTGCAACGCTATCTTGTTGGGCCGGATTGAGGaagttggggggtggggggtgtttGCTATGTGTAACCACGTCTACTTCACCCACCAACTACATGCAGCCTGGCATTCAATGGGCAAGGCAGGAAGACACACCACGCACTACTGAAAGCCGATTAAAATTACCATGAGAAGACAAGAGGAAAGCTTGGGCCAAACCGAATCCCTTACTTTTTTGTAGAGGAGGTGAAATTACATAATTTATGGCTAAACATTTTCAAAGTCTAAGATTAAAAAAGATCGTGAATCATGACCCGATGGTTATAGGCTATGGATAAATTGGCAGTACAATGCAGAGGCCACCGAAAAACAAATCCCCCTGTAATTGACACCAGATGTTTAACCGCGATGTTTTGCATAAATTGATACATTGAGTTCACGCTTGAGCGAATGCAAACTCTTGGGAAGTACGCTGCAACATCTGTATCAATTCCAGAAATTCCACTTAAAGCGAAATCCTGTCTGTTTATAATGCTTCTAGACTGCACAAATAGTTCACATCCACAGTGCAGACAGGTATACGGTAGCCATTGCTGACAAGTATGCTAACCTAGTTGCACTTGTCAAGACATGCAGCGATTATATCAGGTAAGTTGCAGAATGCGAAAAATATGCAATTACCGGTAACATGTCCTCATTATTCGAATATGTTCGTGTGATCTACCGCCAAACGCAGACAGAGGAAATTAAGCAGAACTATATTACTTCCGTCCCCATTTTCGGGGTGAGTTTGCATTTCCTGGTCTGTTTTGTTCATCTCTAAATAAAGTCGTTCTTCAAAAACGTTGCGATTGTATGGTGGACTGAATTATAAATTATGCCACACATGCAAACAATTACATTCTTGATCTAAAACATGGAACATTCGCATTGTATATATGCTGATCAGATCCTGGGATGGATCGTTGACAGGGCGTTGGGTGTGTCTTTCAGACTGGTCCATAAAGGGTCCATTAGAAATGTATCCACCTGCAAGAATATAATATATCAATGAATTTCCGTTACATCTCACCTCTCTGGATGCAGTAACGGTGGTATAATACAATTTGACGCCCATGATTGCGATTCTCGATATCCCTTTGTGTTGTCACACGAACCGCGAATAGCTCTCTTGCCGAAGACTACGATCAATCGCCTCCCGCCGCTGAAAGGCTTCTATTTGCTGTGTGGTTTAAAGGGCCAGTGCAACTCTTTAGTcctttgtgtagattgatgttcTACTAGTAGGCTATTTGATGGGACTGTGACATGTAAATCTAGCCTGTTATTGGCATATAGTCCAGTGTGTAGTAAAGTTAAACAGCCTGGAATAAAATGATTACCCATATCCAATTTATAAATACTTTTTTCAGCTTTTTTGTTTGAGACTATATGAACATGAAGGGCAGTGGTCTAAAGTACTTAagttgtactttaaagtatttttactcaagtagttttatggagtatctgtactttactatttatatttttgacaacttttactcaaCAATCAACTGAGCCAATGTGCCTTGATTACAAATCCTCCTCAAAGTCCCCGTTCCACTGACTGTCACTAAGCATAAACAATCCAACCCCACCTAGGCTATTTCAAGGCAATCATTTTGTTATTGTGATCAACACTGTCCAAGTAAATTGGGTAAACTCAGGTGCAATAATGGATTATGATAAGACCTCCCGTTGGGACTGAAAGCAAATAACAGATCTTTGTAAATCTAAATCAAGACTACTATGGTCTCTGTGTAACTGATGTAACGGTGAACAGTAGGCTAATGAAACTAGTTGAGCTTGGCATGGTGATATAGATATTGATCACTGGCAGGGCAGTGAGCCAGGCAGCAGGGGTAATGTGGACAGAGTCCAAGCGTAGGGTTAGCTCCAGCTTTGTCTGCTGATTCAGGTTTTTCCTACATGGGATAAAGAGGAGCTGAGCTGGGTGGCTTGGCAGGCAGCAGTAGCTAAATGCACTGAACAAACCAGGAAGAGGGCCAAGACTGGAATCAGACCCCCAAACTGTGTCCTGGCAAGCCTGGTCAATAAGCATAATTCAACAACCATTTATTGATCAGTGTCTACATCAGGATGGGACTGCTTGTGATCGTTGAAGGGAAGCATTGTGATCTCAAAGTCAAAGAATATGGAGAGATGAAACTGTGTTCAGACAAACAGATCTGTCTGGACAGAGAGGCTGACATGTAAAACAGATACTAAGCCTAAAATGCCCATTGGTATACTGGTGTCAAGATTATAATTTGCGCACTTAACGCCCTTAGGCTAACAATCCCATTTCAGAATTTACCAATCACACTGTGGATCAGTTTCAATCATTAATGAAGAGCACAAGCAGAGGACAAATACAATGATAATTTCAGCACTGTGATGGAGCATAGAACGGTAGTAGGCTGTAATGTGTCAATGTTACATCAATCAAACCAAATCCTAGGGTTACTAAAATAGGCTCCAAATGTTACATTATTTCAAGGGATATAATGGGAACACTATACAATATGGAGACAATGGATGGATACCCACTATTCACATGGATTCGTGGCATACCAATACATATCATTTGTGTTTCAGATCAGACGCTTTGCCTCTCCACATGGAGGAAGCAGTCGCCTAGAGTTCAACACTGCCCCTCTGCTGAGCTGCGTGAAATGCTTGGAGACAGAAATGACAGCAACGTAACGGTTACATCCTTCCTTGCAATTTGATTGGGCGAGGTGAGTTTGAGGTTGCAGTAATAACGAAAGGAAAAGGGTGTGGGCTTCAAgtcgttttttatttatttttacaaatgcCATGAAGTTAACAAAGTATTGGAATGTGAATGCCCTGCAAATTGTTAGGATTTCTGACTTGTCTTAGAGCAGTGGCCACCTGTCATGTTCTCTAGTTGTTTTGTGCTTCACGTGTTTAGCTAATATAtatactgttcaaaagtttggggtcacttagaaatgtccttgtttttgaaagtaaagcacaaaaaaaattgtccattaaaataacatcaaattgatcagaaatacagtgtagacattgttaatgttgtaaatgacttttgtagctggaaacggcagatttttaatggaatatctacatagacctACAGAGGCCcaatatcagcaaccatcactcctgtgttccaatggcacgttgtgttagctaatccaagtttatcattagaAAAAGCTAATTAATcactagaaaacccttttgcaattatgttagcacagttaaactgttgttctgcttaaagaagcaatacaactggcctttagactagttgaatatctggagcatcagcatttgtgggttcgattacaggctcaaaatagccagaaacaaagaacttacttctgaaacttgtcattcttgttctgagaaatgaaggctattccatgcgagaaattgccaagaaactgaagatctcgtacattgctgtatactactcccttccCAGGAAatgcgcaaactggctctaaccaaattagaaagaggagtgggaggccccagtgcacaactgagcaagaggacaagtgcattagtgtctagtttgagaaacagacatctcacaagtcctcaactggcagcttcattaaatagtacccgaaaaacaccagtctcaacgtcaacagtgaagaggagactccgggatgctggccttctaggcagagttcctctgttcttttgcccatcttaatcttggccaaaaaaaagaaaagattaagatgggcaaaagaacacagacactggacagaggaaccctgcctagaaggccagcatcaagaatcacaagcaatggacattagaccggtggaaatctgtcctttggtctgagtccaaatttgagatttttggttccaacgctgtgtctttgtgagacgcagagtaggtgaacagatgatatATGCATGTGTggatcccaccgtgaagcattgagaaggaggtgtgatagtgttttgctggtgacactgatttatttagaattgaaggcacacttaaccagcatggctaacacagcattctgcagcgatacgccatctcatctggtttgcgcttagtgggactatcatttgtttttcaacaggacaatgacccaacacacctccaggctgtgtaagggctatttgaccaagaaggagagtgatggagtgctgcgtcagatgacctggccgccGCAAttacccaacctcaacccaattgagatggtttgggatgagttggaccacagagtaaaggaaaagcagccaacaagtgctcagcatatgtaggaactccttcaagactgttggaaaagcattccaggtgaagctggttgagagaatgccaaagtgtgcaaagctgtcattgaggcaaagggtggctactttgaaaaatctcaaatataaattatattttgattggtttaacacttttttggttactacatgattccatgtgtgttatttcatagtttggatgtctacactattattctacaatgtagaaaatagtaaaaataaagaaaaacccttgaatgagtaggtgtgtccaaacttttgactggtacacacacattttatatataaaatatttttgggggtattaatatgtcacatatcagtttgcaaacaatgtataaACTAACAATTATTGAGTTAATAAAGACATACAAACATGCTCTTGTTTTGCTTGCTTGAGtaagctccaaaatgcaggtgtttaagcctagctcagtgctttctgtggtggtggggcagccagagGAAAATACAGAGcttaggggttggtaatgttctctagttacgccgtgattggctcagtgttctgtcactcatggggatacTACGTCGCCGCAAATCTATGGGCAGAGCTCAAAAAtgcaagccccttgggtgctgccatagagttacaatagaagtgcccatccaagaaggctcatggtcattggccacagataaaatgacgttaTATCTATCCTATCTTTGATTGAACTGATCATGTCAACGTCATACTTtctaaatcttagctagcaagcagtCTTCATAATGAATCACGTCGACAATCTACttgcaaatccttttcaatcctatGAAGATAAactatagataaaacgtatcggtgctcatcggccataaacattacacaagttgtGTTTTGGAAGGaagcagtggctaactgcaagtgttgcaaagcaatcaccatcctgctattcagtggagtgggtgtgtgatCCAAGTCAGGGTTTAAAGGTCTCTTTTCAAAgataaacattcaacaccatgggcTAGAATAGGTTGAGTACATtgaccatgctgtcaatccagcatgacttctgccgcgttcaaaacaattGGAAATCAGAGAGTAATGGACAAAGGGTAAACATTAACAAAGCCGGATTGCATCACAGCActgtggagagcgagagagagagagttcttacCAGTCCTGGCAGTGGGAAGCCAGGGTAAGAGGGAACACATTTTCCTTTTCCCCCTCATGGTCACTCAAAAGAAAAGGTAGCAATGGAACACGTAAACGCACCAACAATTTACAGATTATGAACTAATCATGTATTACTGTACGATCACGACCATTACATACATCATTTGACACCATGTCAATTGAAAATGTTCAATATGACACAGTAGCTTTCAAAACTCAGTCAACAGAAGGTCAGGACTTTTCCAGACCAGAGAACAACTAAACAAATATATTCTAGGATTAAAGTGAGCAAGTAAAAACAACTGTTACAGCAAAGTGACAAAGACATAAAGAAAAAAAAGCACTGTTAGATTCACCCGCCCCCCAATATAGAAAAGACTAGAAAAGTTTACATTATTCTAATTCGCTTTGTTAAGGCTATGACAATAAAAGTTGGCAAgaccgcacaaacagatctgggaccaggctagtgatAGGCTTCGTCATCTCCCGTTATGTAAAAGATAAATACTCTCAAGGCACAACAAGAACATGTTGACATAATACAGCATGTTGACATAATACAGTGACTACACAAGGTGCTTACTATAAAAATATACTGTGTATACAGTGGtaagaaaagtatgtgaaccctttggaattacctggatttctgcataaaatgtcaaattttatctgatcttcatctaagtcacaacaatagacattctgtttaaactaataacacacaaataattatacgttttcatgtctttattgaacacacagtgtaaacattcacagtgcagggtggaaaaagtatgtgaacccttggatttattaactggttgaccctcctttggcagcaataacctcaactgaacgttttctgtagttgcggatcagacctgcacaacggtcaggaggaattttggaccattcctctttacacaactgtttcagttcagcaatattcttgggatgtctggtgtgaaccactCTCCTGAGGTCATGCCtcagcatctcaattgggttgaggtcaggactctgactgcgccactccagaaggcgtattttcttcattgtcctgttgcatcacccaacttctgttgagcttcaattggcagatagccttacattctcctgaaaAACAAAATCGTTTTtccgtcaatgatagcaagctgtccaggtcctgaggcagctaAGCAGCcaccaaaccatgatgctccctccaccatactttacagttgggataagtttttgatgttggtgtgctgtgcctttgtttctccacacatagtgttgtgtgttccttgcaaacaactcaactttagatgtatctgtccacagaatattttgccagtagcgttGTGGAAAATCCAGGTGCAcatttgcaaacttcagacgtgcagcaatgttttttttggacagcagtggcttcttctgtggtgtcctcccatgaacgccattcttgtttagtgttttacttatcgtagactcgtcaacagagatgttaacatgttccagagattcctgtaagtctttagctgacactaggattcttcttaacgtCATTGAGCGTTCTGCTCTGTGCTCCTGCAGTCATCTTTCCCttacggccactcctagggagagtagcaacagtgctgaacctTCTCCATTTATTCACAATTTatcttactgtggactgatgaacatcaaggctgaACAGGTGAacagcaaactcaaattttgtgagtgttttttatagggctaggcagctctaaccaacatctccaatctcatctcattgattggactccaggttagctgactcctgactccaattagcttttggagaagtcattagcctaagaattaacatactttttccaacctacactctgaatgtttaaattatgtgttcaatatagacaagaaaaataccaGAAatggtgtgttattagtttaagcagactgtgtttgtctattgttgtgacttagatgaagatcaaattgaaatccaggtaattccaatgggttcacatacttttcttgccactgtacatgtATGTCAGATTAGACATAAGGTTTACATTGACAGATTAATTAATACACTTTCTCAGCAGTTGGTCCAGTACAGCCTTGGTTTGTGACCCCACATGAGAAATACCCAGTTTATACTCTCATAGGTGGAAAAGTACAATGTGGGTAAGTCAATTTGTCTGCCTATAAAAGTGCTCTAGATGTGGATAGATTGATCGGCATTAAAAAGAATAGTTAGCAGTATTGTTGATATTCAG
This region of Salvelinus namaycush isolate Seneca chromosome 32, SaNama_1.0, whole genome shotgun sequence genomic DNA includes:
- the LOC120027202 gene encoding SH3 domain-binding glutamic acid-rich-like protein 3, encoding MGVKLYYTTVTASREVKSQQAEVMRILDSKSIQYELIDISVGGEVRDEMRSKAGNPTAVPPQIFNEDQYCGNYEMFSDAVEEDKVEQFLKMA